A single window of Sphingobacteriales bacterium DNA harbors:
- a CDS encoding SAM-dependent chlorinase/fluorinase translates to MSCQIPKLFFIAPDNGVLSLALDSKPDLIVEVDIKQANLKNLEDYYCRVVKEIIFNQNIGSIGVVTNNYVEKRNILPVLEPDSINGRIIHIDNFGNIITNISNDDINRYNINIDNIVVEYRKNEFIKKIVKNYADVPQGYAIGRFNSIGLLEISIHCGNASQLLGLGLHDALKIWIK, encoded by the coding sequence ATTAGCTGCCAAATACCAAAATTATTTTTCATTGCACCAGATAATGGTGTATTATCATTAGCATTAGATTCTAAACCAGATTTGATTGTTGAAGTAGATATTAAACAAGCGAATTTAAAAAACTTAGAAGATTATTACTGTAGAGTAGTTAAAGAAATTATATTTAATCAAAATATTGGAAGTATTGGTGTGGTTACTAATAACTATGTAGAGAAACGAAATATATTGCCAGTGCTAGAGCCAGATAGCATCAATGGAAGAATAATTCATATAGATAATTTTGGGAACATTATTACCAATATTAGCAATGATGATATAAATAGGTACAATATAAACATAGATAATATTGTTGTTGAGTATAGAAAAAATGAATTCATTAAAAAAATAGTAAAGAACTATGCTGATGTTCCTCAAGGCTATGCAATTGGAAGATTTAATTCCATAGGATTGTTGGAAATAAGTATACATTGTGGTAATGCCTCACAGTTGCTAGGACTAGGATTGCACGATGCACTAAAAATTTGGATAAAATAA
- a CDS encoding class I SAM-dependent methyltransferase has product MHATDHLQYFKKHNDKQLSEIKIMELGTGQFPIVPIFYFLHGANDIVSIDVVNFMTLDRIAECLDFFIQHRNKYPEKFLHIDESRWQHLLDIKEKINHFSSTADALQAFKTQIYIADARKTQYANDTFDFITSNNTFEHIYPEILEPILVEFQRILKPKGIMSHFIDMTDHFAHFDKNINVYNFLKFSDKFWHAIDNEILPQSRLRYKEYLKMYHQNNISIIDTKIWDYDATLLNGLKLNQKFSNYTKEELAIVHVYIVSSK; this is encoded by the coding sequence TTGCATGCCACAGATCACTTACAATATTTCAAAAAACATAATGACAAACAACTTTCTGAAATAAAAATAATGGAATTGGGCACAGGTCAATTTCCTATTGTTCCAATATTCTATTTTTTGCATGGTGCCAACGATATTGTATCCATTGATGTTGTAAATTTTATGACATTGGATAGAATAGCTGAATGCTTAGATTTTTTTATTCAACATAGAAATAAATATCCAGAAAAATTTCTTCACATAGATGAAAGTAGATGGCAGCATTTGTTGGATATTAAAGAAAAAATTAATCATTTTTCATCTACAGCAGATGCATTGCAAGCATTTAAAACACAAATATATATTGCTGATGCAAGAAAAACACAATATGCCAATGATACATTTGATTTCATTACATCAAACAATACATTTGAACATATCTATCCAGAAATTTTAGAGCCAATATTGGTAGAGTTTCAACGAATATTGAAACCAAAAGGAATCATGTCACACTTTATTGATATGACTGACCATTTCGCACATTTTGATAAAAATATCAATGTATATAATTTCTTAAAATTTAGCGATAAGTTTTGGCATGCTATAGACAATGAAATATTACCACAAAGTAGATTGAGATACAAAGAATATTTAAAAATGTACCATCAGAATAATATTTCTATTATAGATACAAAAATTTGGGATTATGATGCAACATTGCTCAATGGTCTTAAACTAAATCAGAAATTCTCCAACTATACCAAAGAAGAACTAGCTATTGTGCATGTATATATTGTAAGTAGTAAGTAA
- a CDS encoding PhoH family protein, translated as MSELTIKLESIDPIEFLGFNNAKFKVLKKAFNKLNIVARGNKIIAIGNQEDLDEFNDKIKLLIQYVEKFGKISEQHIEEILQGENPYETYFPEFKDNVLVHGNNGLLVKARTKNQQELVNLSTDNDIVFAVGPAGTGKTYTAVALAVRALKNKTVKKIILTRPAVEAGENLGFLPGDLKEKIDPYLRPLYDALDDMIPPDKLAYYMQNRIIEVAPLAYMRGRTLDHAFMILDEAQNATLLQLKMFLTRIGPSAKCIITGDLSQIDLPRNQQSGLKNTMRIVNNINGIGIIHLNEEDVVRHRLVKAIIKAFDKEKERQEAEKNAENQK; from the coding sequence TTGAGCGAATTAACAATTAAATTAGAAAGTATCGATCCGATAGAATTCTTGGGATTTAATAATGCAAAATTTAAGGTACTAAAAAAAGCATTTAACAAATTAAATATTGTTGCACGAGGCAATAAAATTATTGCTATTGGCAATCAAGAAGATCTTGATGAATTTAATGATAAAATAAAATTATTAATTCAATATGTAGAAAAGTTTGGTAAAATATCTGAGCAACATATTGAAGAAATTCTTCAAGGCGAAAATCCATATGAAACTTATTTTCCTGAGTTTAAAGACAATGTATTAGTGCATGGCAATAATGGATTGCTAGTAAAAGCTAGAACCAAGAATCAGCAAGAGTTAGTTAACCTATCTACAGATAATGATATTGTGTTTGCTGTTGGTCCTGCTGGAACAGGAAAAACATACACAGCAGTGGCATTGGCTGTGCGTGCATTAAAAAACAAAACAGTAAAGAAAATTATTTTAACAAGACCAGCAGTAGAAGCTGGAGAAAATCTTGGTTTCTTGCCTGGAGATTTGAAAGAAAAAATAGATCCATATTTGCGTCCATTATATGATGCTCTTGATGATATGATTCCGCCTGATAAGCTAGCATATTATATGCAAAATAGAATTATCGAAGTGGCACCATTAGCATATATGCGTGGCAGAACATTAGACCATGCTTTTATGATTTTGGATGAGGCACAAAATGCAACTTTATTACAACTAAAGATGTTTCTTACTAGAATTGGTCCTTCTGCAAAATGTATTATTACTGGCGATTTGAGTCAGATAGATTTGCCACGAAACCAACAGTCTGGATTGAAAAATACAATGCGTATTGTGAACAACATTAACGGAATTGGAATTATACACTTGAATGAGGAAGATGTTGTAAGACATAGATTAGTGAAAGCTATCATTAAAGCATTTGACAAAGAAAAAGAAAGACAAGAAGCTGAGAAGAATGCCGAAAATCAGAAATAA
- a CDS encoding antibiotic biosynthesis monooxygenase, with the protein MITRIVKLTMQPEQVDTFKTYFDTVCNTIRNQPGCHKLQVWQDIHQPNIFFTYSIWDAETDLNNYRDSAFFGVFWKTVKPWFAAKAEVWSFDVLMDI; encoded by the coding sequence ATGATAACTAGAATTGTAAAACTAACGATGCAACCAGAACAAGTGGATACATTTAAAACGTATTTTGATACGGTTTGCAATACAATTAGAAACCAGCCAGGATGCCATAAACTACAAGTGTGGCAAGATATCCATCAACCAAATATATTTTTTACTTATAGTATTTGGGATGCCGAAACAGATTTGAATAACTACAGAGATTCAGCTTTTTTTGGTGTTTTCTGGAAAACAGTAAAACCTTGGTTTGCTGCAAAAGCAGAGGTTTGGAGCTTTGATGTATTGATGGATATATAA
- a CDS encoding SAM-dependent chlorinase/fluorinase codes for MAVITLLTDFGDKDYYVSIFKGDLLTACPSANIVDISHSIPPYDINTAAFFLKNVYQHFPKNTIHIVRVYEQGIENQKILAAKYQNYFSLHQIMVYYH; via the coding sequence ATGGCGGTAATTACATTATTAACAGATTTTGGCGATAAAGATTATTATGTTAGTATATTTAAAGGAGATTTACTAACTGCCTGCCCATCTGCTAATATTGTAGATATATCGCACAGTATTCCACCATATGATATAAATACGGCTGCATTCTTTCTAAAGAATGTGTACCAACATTTTCCAAAAAACACAATACATATAGTAAGAGTATATGAACAAGGTATTGAAAACCAAAAAATATTAGCTGCCAAATACCAAAATTATTTTTCATTGCACCAGATAATGGTGTATTATCATTAG